From a region of the Bradyrhizobium sp. KBS0727 genome:
- a CDS encoding transcription termination/antitermination protein NusG, producing the protein MAHLARQGFDVYFPRYLKRRSHAGKVDMVAAALFSRYVFVSIDLTKQQWRVIRSTVGVAQLVCHGDRPAPLADGIVAELRSREDDRGLIQLNRSAFRPGEKVRVVGGAFADHLGMFEAMGDSERVAVLLDLLGRKVRAVMNINVIEAA; encoded by the coding sequence GTGGCACATTTGGCCCGCCAGGGATTCGATGTGTATTTCCCGCGTTATCTCAAGCGGCGCAGCCATGCCGGCAAGGTCGACATGGTGGCCGCTGCGCTGTTCTCGCGGTATGTTTTCGTCTCAATCGATCTCACCAAGCAGCAGTGGCGAGTGATCCGGTCGACCGTCGGTGTTGCGCAACTGGTTTGCCATGGCGATCGGCCTGCGCCGCTTGCCGACGGTATCGTCGCTGAATTGCGCAGCCGCGAGGATGATCGCGGCCTGATCCAGTTGAATCGCAGCGCTTTCAGGCCGGGTGAGAAGGTGAGGGTCGTCGGCGGCGCTTTCGCCGATCATCTCGGCATGTTCGAGGCCATGGGCGATAGCGAGCGCGTGGCTGTATTGCTTGACCTACTCGGCCGCAAGGTCCGGGCGGTGATGAATATCAACGTGATTGAAGCGGCTTAG
- the neuC gene encoding UDP-N-acetylglucosamine 2-epimerase — translation MSRRKICYVTGARADFGLMQSTLQRIHRSDLLELSIIATGMHLLPKYGLTVRQIEAAGLPVTARIAVQDGPPSGALMAKNIGRMLIGLVEEFETIRPNIVLVLGDRGEMLAAALAAIHLNIAVVHIHGGERSGTVDEPVRHAISKLAHFHFVATDESKSRLVRMGEAENRIAVVGAPGIDGLRETKRVNRSTLCAGVGLDPARPVALLVYHPVLQEADRSGSYVAMIVDAVLAKGLQVMALEPNSDAGSGYVRAALEVRASAGEIRVATHLRREEYLSWLAASDILVGNSSSGIIEAATFGTPVVNVGSRQNLRQRNANVIDCPMDRDGLEAAVERALALPRSESSNVYGDGKSGERIARLLVSIDLSESSVAKANVY, via the coding sequence ATGAGCAGACGCAAGATCTGCTACGTTACGGGGGCACGCGCCGATTTTGGCCTGATGCAGTCGACGCTGCAGCGGATTCATCGTTCCGATCTCCTGGAGCTTTCGATCATTGCGACAGGGATGCATCTACTGCCCAAGTACGGACTCACAGTTCGCCAAATCGAGGCCGCCGGCCTGCCAGTCACGGCGCGAATCGCGGTTCAAGACGGCCCGCCCAGCGGGGCCTTGATGGCAAAGAACATTGGGCGGATGCTGATCGGACTAGTCGAGGAGTTCGAAACGATTCGACCGAACATCGTTCTGGTATTAGGGGATCGTGGCGAGATGTTAGCGGCAGCGTTGGCTGCGATTCATCTGAACATTGCTGTTGTCCATATTCATGGCGGCGAGCGATCAGGTACCGTTGACGAACCGGTGCGCCATGCCATCTCTAAGCTAGCGCATTTCCATTTTGTCGCCACCGACGAAAGCAAATCGCGACTCGTCCGTATGGGTGAAGCTGAAAACCGCATCGCCGTCGTCGGGGCGCCTGGCATTGACGGCTTGCGCGAAACGAAGCGGGTGAACCGCTCAACCCTTTGCGCCGGGGTTGGACTCGATCCCGCGCGCCCGGTCGCTCTGCTGGTTTACCATCCGGTGCTGCAGGAAGCCGACCGCTCCGGGTCATATGTGGCGATGATAGTCGATGCAGTCTTGGCAAAGGGCCTTCAAGTCATGGCGCTTGAGCCTAATTCCGACGCCGGCAGCGGTTACGTGCGGGCGGCATTGGAAGTTCGCGCTTCTGCTGGGGAGATCCGAGTCGCTACGCATCTGCGACGAGAGGAGTACCTGTCTTGGCTTGCAGCGTCCGATATCCTAGTTGGAAATTCCAGCAGCGGTATCATCGAGGCTGCTACCTTTGGCACGCCCGTGGTGAATGTCGGATCGCGGCAGAATCTTCGCCAGCGAAACGCCAATGTTATCGATTGTCCGATGGATCGCGATGGACTCGAAGCCGCGGTTGAGCGCGCCCTTGCCCTGCCTCGGTCTGAAAGCTCCAACGTCTATGGTGACGGGAAGTCTGGAGAGCGCATTGCGAGGCTTCTGGTCAGCATTGATCTATCCGAATCATCAGTGGCGAAGGCCAATGTCTATTGA
- the neuB gene encoding N-acetylneuraminate synthase has protein sequence MKTFVIAEAGVNHNGDENLALALVDAAAKSGADAVKFQTFSADKLTRKGVEKAEYQKQGTGDGDQHGMLRALEMSESLHRRLFAHCRHLGIEFMSTAFDEDALDFLIDLGIKRIKVPSGEITNVPLLTRMASKGLPLIISTGMAELSEVVAAVDIIGSARAARGFVEPLTDVVTILHCTSNYPTAIADVNLRAMRTMAGATGLPVGYSDHTLGLAVATGAVALGATVIEKHFTLDTNLPGPDHKASLEPAQLGALVQQIRDMEVALGSAVKAPTASELPIRDLVRRSVTTLRSIAAGTTVGKDDVALLRPGTGIPPIDLEKVIGRKSVRHLAAGETISWSDIV, from the coding sequence ATGAAAACTTTTGTCATCGCCGAAGCCGGGGTCAACCATAATGGCGACGAGAACCTAGCGTTGGCGCTGGTCGATGCTGCCGCGAAGAGTGGCGCGGATGCAGTCAAGTTCCAAACTTTCTCCGCCGATAAACTCACGCGAAAGGGCGTCGAGAAGGCCGAATATCAGAAGCAGGGAACAGGTGACGGAGATCAGCATGGTATGCTCAGGGCGCTTGAGATGTCGGAGAGCCTCCACCGTCGGCTGTTCGCGCATTGCCGGCACCTTGGCATCGAATTCATGTCGACAGCGTTCGATGAAGACGCGCTCGACTTTCTCATTGACCTCGGCATCAAGCGTATCAAGGTGCCGTCTGGAGAAATCACAAACGTCCCGCTGCTCACGCGTATGGCGAGCAAGGGGCTTCCACTTATCATCTCGACCGGGATGGCAGAACTAAGTGAGGTCGTCGCTGCCGTCGATATCATCGGCTCAGCTCGCGCTGCGCGTGGTTTTGTCGAACCGTTGACTGACGTCGTCACCATTCTCCATTGTACGTCGAACTATCCAACAGCAATCGCGGACGTCAATCTTCGCGCCATGCGAACTATGGCGGGCGCGACCGGCCTACCGGTGGGGTATTCCGATCACACGTTGGGACTCGCAGTGGCGACGGGCGCAGTTGCATTGGGCGCAACTGTGATCGAAAAGCACTTCACCCTTGACACCAACTTACCTGGTCCGGATCACAAGGCCTCGCTCGAACCAGCTCAACTTGGCGCGCTTGTCCAGCAGATCCGCGACATGGAGGTGGCGCTTGGGTCCGCCGTCAAAGCGCCCACGGCGTCTGAGCTTCCGATACGTGATCTGGTTCGGCGCAGCGTTACCACACTGCGTTCAATTGCCGCCGGCACGACGGTTGGCAAGGACGACGTCGCCCTGCTGCGGCCGGGAACAGGTATTCCGCCGATCGACCTTGAAAAGGTCATTGGACGAAAATCGGTTCGCCATCTTGCTGCGGGCGAAACAATAAGTTGGTCGGACATTGTATGA
- a CDS encoding winged helix-turn-helix transcriptional regulator: protein MPETVQDREADNGIILGLLKSVEQDGGRSQRRLAAELGIALGLVNAYLKRCVSKGLVKVQNVPARRYAYYLTPKGFAEKSRLTVNYLTSSFGFFREAKADCLVLFEVGRSRGFRSVVLVGRSDLAEIAVICAMECQIEIVALVDPKSVPGHFLGIPIVSSFDVLTKSFDAVAITDLESTYESWDRARLHFGESRVLLPRLLGVVKNQESVGQ from the coding sequence GTGCCGGAGACGGTTCAGGATCGGGAAGCGGATAACGGGATTATTCTCGGGCTTCTCAAGTCAGTGGAACAGGACGGGGGGCGCTCGCAACGCCGGCTGGCGGCGGAACTGGGCATCGCGCTCGGCCTCGTCAACGCCTACCTGAAGCGGTGTGTGAGTAAGGGGTTGGTCAAGGTCCAGAACGTTCCGGCGCGACGTTACGCCTATTATTTGACACCGAAGGGTTTCGCCGAAAAGTCTCGTCTCACGGTCAACTATCTAACGTCGTCTTTTGGATTTTTCCGGGAGGCCAAGGCCGACTGCTTAGTCTTGTTCGAGGTGGGCAGATCACGGGGCTTCAGATCCGTCGTGCTGGTGGGGCGCTCCGATCTTGCCGAGATCGCAGTGATTTGCGCTATGGAATGCCAGATCGAGATCGTGGCGCTCGTTGATCCAAAATCGGTGCCGGGGCATTTTCTTGGCATCCCCATTGTCTCGTCGTTCGACGTGCTGACGAAGAGCTTCGATGCGGTGGCGATTACCGATCTCGAAAGTACTTACGAGAGCTGGGACCGCGCCAGGTTGCATTTTGGCGAAAGCCGCGTGCTGCTGCCCCGCCTTCTCGGCGTCGTGAAGAACCAGGAAAGCGTGGGGCAATGA
- a CDS encoding cytidylyltransferase domain-containing protein: protein MVKNATQFHPDRSRSAAEKIPFAIAWFPVQTLAIIPARGGSRRLPGKNMRSFLGVPLITWSIRFAQRMNRFDKVIVSTDSEEIANVSRLAGVEVPYLRSPALATDVATSVEVVLDILAREWESNRIYDLVALLQPTSPVREMSRWQEAFARIESGDCDAVVGVAPIHTHPFHIFHQEEGGALRPFGDTAGLHLRSQDLPQAVCIAGNLYLIRSSMLKSHRSFFPPGTVGVLCDQPCEDIDIDTEDDWVAAEALSKHYGKRP from the coding sequence ATGGTCAAGAATGCCACTCAGTTTCATCCCGACCGAAGTCGTTCGGCCGCTGAAAAAATTCCTTTCGCGATAGCGTGGTTTCCTGTGCAGACATTGGCTATTATTCCAGCGCGTGGTGGTTCGAGGCGCTTGCCCGGCAAGAATATGCGGAGCTTTCTTGGCGTTCCTCTGATCACCTGGTCGATCCGCTTTGCGCAGAGGATGAACAGGTTCGACAAAGTGATTGTCTCTACCGATTCCGAGGAGATCGCGAATGTGAGCCGGTTGGCGGGCGTTGAGGTGCCATACCTTCGATCACCCGCACTTGCGACTGACGTGGCGACCTCGGTAGAAGTTGTGCTCGATATCTTGGCCCGAGAATGGGAAAGTAATCGGATCTATGATCTAGTCGCGCTGCTGCAACCAACCTCGCCAGTGCGTGAAATGTCGCGCTGGCAAGAAGCATTCGCTCGCATCGAGAGCGGCGATTGTGACGCGGTGGTTGGCGTTGCGCCCATACACACGCACCCGTTCCATATTTTTCACCAAGAGGAGGGGGGTGCTTTGCGGCCCTTCGGGGATACAGCAGGGCTTCATTTGCGGTCACAAGACCTGCCGCAGGCAGTCTGCATTGCCGGCAATCTGTACCTTATCCGTTCGTCCATGCTAAAGAGCCACCGAAGCTTCTTCCCGCCCGGAACTGTCGGGGTTCTCTGTGACCAGCCCTGCGAGGACATCGACATCGACACCGAGGATGACTGGGTCGCTGCCGAAGCCTTGTCCAAACATTACGGCAAGCGGCCATGA
- a CDS encoding acetyltransferase, translated as MSIDRILLIGAGGHAMVVLDALEKSVIGPCSISIFDDSPKRIGQRILNLTVQHFSPDMVVAGEQFHISIGDNLARERLFKKLAGAGGLARTVIHPVASIAASASIGSGTFVAARAIIAPAAIVGGGCIVNHGAIIDHECVVGGFCHLAPGSTLAGNVRVGAGVLVGAGANILPGVRIGDAATIGAGAVVTADVPPGATHVGVPARRIH; from the coding sequence ATGTCTATTGATCGTATCCTTCTCATTGGCGCAGGCGGGCATGCCATGGTGGTACTCGATGCGCTTGAAAAAAGTGTGATTGGACCATGTTCAATTTCCATTTTTGACGATTCCCCGAAACGGATCGGGCAAAGAATTCTGAATTTGACTGTTCAGCATTTCTCGCCAGATATGGTGGTTGCCGGCGAACAATTTCACATCAGCATTGGTGATAATCTCGCGCGGGAAAGGCTGTTTAAGAAACTGGCGGGGGCCGGCGGCCTGGCACGAACGGTGATCCACCCGGTTGCCTCAATTGCGGCTAGCGCGAGCATCGGAAGTGGGACATTTGTTGCCGCTCGTGCCATCATTGCTCCCGCCGCCATAGTCGGGGGAGGCTGCATCGTCAATCACGGTGCAATTATTGATCACGAATGCGTTGTTGGTGGCTTCTGTCACTTGGCGCCGGGTTCTACCCTTGCCGGAAACGTAAGAGTTGGAGCGGGCGTTCTCGTCGGTGCTGGCGCGAATATACTTCCCGGTGTCCGAATCGGAGATGCGGCGACCATCGGCGCCGGCGCCGTCGTAACTGCTGATGTGCCGCCGGGTGCAACACATGTGGGCGTGCCCGCTCGCAGGATCCATTGA
- a CDS encoding acyltransferase family protein has translation MLKAFLDRFGRAGRVSAATLGGITYRPEIDGLRAVAVVSVLFFHAHLRFAGIEPFKGGYLGVDIFFVISGYLIAGIIFSDLDGESFSLARFYERRARRILPALLLVIAASAIVGLLFMTPEPISQFARSIFAVIFFVANIFFYQRDNYFSEPSDLTPLLHTWSLSVEEQFYVFFPLLMILMWRFARRSLALVLIAGAAVSFSLALHTDKTDPSAAFYLLQNRAWEILTGSVLARIEQARARPTFDAIARMLPALGLGLIFASICLLGAQETSVGWNTVLAVSGTALIIRFGEGGDLVSRLLATRPLVGLGLFSYSLYLWHQPVFAFTRLFLIDAPGNFISCVLILTCLVLAYLSWRFVEVPFRNRTTVTRRKLVVAVIGISAALLVLAGSSEFTGGFPQRFSADQLALLALKPQRGTAIADGRDCRRQSIDDACVIGRPHTAPTFAVLGDSHAETLTGPLNDLFYELSIAAYVYAYPACPFVAGVETVGKKAPCLEFQENVFAALRQHRITSVIINDRSTAYISGTTFDNGEGGIEPGPLAAIRPVGFTGSEAERMSRSAEALRATLLRVLEMGITVYYILPVPEVGWHVPRTLVKLIAQNRLPLTTSLQRYLERNRVVLGIARDIQDETGFVPIYPQRVFCRTDTARCYTHDGATIFYTDTDHLSREGAEKLVAVIAPEIKFRLHAP, from the coding sequence ATGTTAAAAGCATTTTTGGACCGATTCGGGCGAGCCGGCAGGGTGAGTGCGGCAACTCTTGGCGGCATTACTTACCGACCCGAAATCGACGGTCTGCGCGCCGTCGCGGTGGTCTCGGTTCTGTTTTTCCACGCCCATCTTCGATTTGCCGGCATCGAGCCCTTCAAGGGCGGCTATCTTGGCGTCGATATCTTCTTTGTCATCTCCGGCTACCTGATCGCCGGCATCATCTTCAGCGACCTCGACGGGGAATCGTTCTCACTCGCTCGCTTCTACGAGCGTCGCGCCCGTCGCATTTTGCCGGCGTTGCTGCTCGTTATTGCAGCCAGCGCCATCGTCGGTCTGCTGTTCATGACCCCGGAGCCAATTTCCCAATTCGCGCGCAGCATCTTCGCGGTCATCTTCTTCGTCGCGAACATTTTTTTCTACCAGCGCGACAATTATTTCTCCGAGCCGAGCGATCTGACGCCGCTGCTGCACACCTGGTCACTTTCGGTCGAAGAGCAGTTCTATGTTTTTTTTCCGCTACTGATGATCCTGATGTGGAGATTTGCCCGAAGGTCGCTGGCGCTCGTTCTGATCGCCGGCGCCGCCGTCTCGTTTTCCCTAGCGCTGCACACTGACAAGACCGATCCTTCCGCGGCGTTCTATCTCCTGCAAAACCGGGCCTGGGAGATCCTGACCGGTTCGGTTCTGGCCAGAATCGAGCAGGCGCGTGCGCGGCCGACATTCGATGCGATCGCACGGATGCTGCCAGCCCTTGGGCTAGGCCTGATCTTCGCGTCTATATGTCTACTCGGGGCCCAGGAGACTTCCGTGGGGTGGAACACCGTCCTTGCGGTATCCGGCACGGCCCTGATCATCCGCTTCGGAGAGGGAGGCGACCTTGTCTCCCGGCTGCTCGCGACCCGTCCACTGGTCGGCCTCGGTCTTTTCTCCTATTCACTTTATCTCTGGCATCAGCCCGTATTCGCCTTCACGCGACTGTTTCTCATCGACGCACCCGGCAATTTCATATCCTGTGTTCTGATCTTGACGTGTCTGGTCCTGGCCTATCTGAGTTGGCGATTCGTGGAGGTGCCGTTCCGCAACCGCACCACTGTAACGCGCCGGAAGCTTGTCGTCGCGGTAATCGGCATATCGGCAGCGCTTCTGGTTCTTGCCGGGTCCAGCGAATTCACCGGGGGCTTTCCGCAGCGCTTCTCGGCCGATCAACTTGCCTTGCTCGCACTCAAACCGCAGCGCGGGACCGCCATCGCGGACGGCCGGGACTGCCGGCGGCAAAGCATCGACGACGCGTGCGTCATCGGTAGGCCGCATACCGCCCCGACATTCGCCGTCCTCGGCGACAGCCACGCAGAGACGCTCACCGGGCCGCTTAACGATTTGTTCTACGAACTATCCATCGCTGCCTACGTCTATGCCTATCCAGCATGCCCCTTCGTTGCAGGCGTCGAGACGGTGGGGAAAAAAGCGCCCTGCCTCGAGTTCCAGGAGAACGTCTTCGCGGCGCTTCGGCAGCACCGCATCACCAGTGTGATCATCAACGACCGCAGCACCGCCTATATTTCGGGTACGACCTTCGACAACGGCGAAGGTGGCATCGAACCCGGGCCTCTCGCCGCCATCCGGCCTGTCGGCTTCACCGGAAGCGAAGCCGAACGCATGAGCCGTTCGGCGGAAGCGCTGCGCGCAACACTGTTGCGCGTGCTGGAGATGGGCATTACGGTCTATTATATCTTGCCGGTACCGGAAGTGGGTTGGCACGTGCCGAGAACGCTCGTCAAGCTGATTGCGCAAAACAGACTACCGCTGACGACAAGCCTGCAACGATATCTTGAACGCAACCGGGTCGTTCTTGGGATAGCTCGCGACATCCAGGATGAAACAGGATTCGTGCCTATTTATCCTCAACGGGTGTTCTGCCGAACGGACACGGCGCGCTGCTACACCCACGACGGCGCCACCATTTTCTACACCGATACCGACCACCTCAGCCGCGAGGGCGCCGAAAAGCTAGTTGCCGTCATAGCCCCGGAAATCAAATTCCGGCTGCACGCGCCCTAG